The Osmerus eperlanus chromosome 7, fOsmEpe2.1, whole genome shotgun sequence genome includes a region encoding these proteins:
- the gapdhs gene encoding glyceraldehyde-3-phosphate dehydrogenase 2 encodes MSDLCVGINGFGRIGRLVLRACLQKGIKVVAINDPFIDLKYMVYMFKYDSTHGRYNGEVREEGGKLIVDDQEISVFQCMKPAEIPWGDSGAVYVVESTGVFLSVDKASSHIQGGAKRVVVSAPSPDAPMFVMGVNEDKYDPSSMNIVSNASCTTNCLAPLAKVIQDNFGIEEALMTTVHAYTATQKTVDGPSAKAWRDGRGAHQNIIPASTGAAKAVGKVIPELNGKLTGMAFRVPVADVSVVDLTCRLTRPASYAAIKESVKKAAHGPMKGILGYTEDSVVSSDFIGDTHSSIFDAGAGISLNDNFVKLISWYDNEFGYSHRVADLLLYMHSKE; translated from the exons ATGTCAGACCTTTGTGTTGGAATCAATGG ATTTGGCCGTATCGGCCGCCTGGTCCTGAGGGCCTGCCTCCAGAAGGGCATTAAGGTTGTGGCCATCAACGACCCCTTCATCGACCTGAAGTACATG GTCTACATGTTCAAGTATGACTCTACCCACGGCCGTTACAATGGCGAGGTGCGCGAGGAGGGTGGCAAGCTGATCGTTGATGACCAGGAAATCTCAGTCTTCCAGTG TATGAAGCCTGCTGAGATCCCCTGGGGAGATTCTGGGGCCGTGTACGTAGTGGAGTCCACCGGAGTGTTCCTCAGCGTGGACAAGGCCTCT TCTCACATCCAGGGTGGAGCTAAGCGTGTGGTGgtgtctgccccctcccctgacGCCCCTATGTTCGTGATGGGCGTGAACGAGGACAAGTACGACCCCTCCAGCATGAACATCGTCAG CAACGCATCCTGCACCACCAACTGCCTGGCACCTCTGGCTAAGGTCATCCAGGACAACTTTGGCATTGAGGAGGCTCTTATG ACCACAGTCCATGCCTACACGGCCACCCAGAAGACAGTAGATGGGCCGTCTGCCAAGGCCTGGCGTGATGGGCGTGGAGCCCACCAGAACATCATCCCTGCATCCACTGGCGCCGCTAAGGCCGTGGGCAAGGTTATCCCCGAGCTCAATGG GAAGCTTACCGGCATGGCATTCCGGGTGCCCGTAGCTGACGTTTCTGTGGTGGACCTGACCTGCCGTTTGACCAGGCCCGCCAGCTACGCTGCCATCAAGGAGTCTGTCAAGAAAGCTGCTCACGGACCCATGAAGGGCATCCTGGGATACACTGAGGACTCT GTGGTTTCCTCTGATTTCATTGGAGACACTCACTCCTCCATCTTTGATGCCGGAGCCGGCATCTCTCTGAACGACAACTTTGTCAAACTTATTTCCTG gtacgACAACGAGTTTGGCTACAGCCACCGTGTAGCTGACCTGTTGCTGTACATGCATTCCAAGGAGTAA
- the LOC134023417 gene encoding potassium-transporting ATPase alpha chain 1: MSKGKDYDMFVEMDKMGDKMDVQIKKNKKTKKKERLEGMKKEMDTDDHQIPLEELEIRYTTSITKGLTTTIVTQVQERDGPNALKPPKGTPEYVKFARQLAGGLQCLMWVAAAICFIAFGIELSRGNLTSFDDLYLAITLIAVVVVTGCFGYYQEFKSTNIIASFKNLVPQQALVIRDGQKNEINAVDLVVGDLVEIKGGDRVPADIRIITSHGCKVDNSSLTGESEPQSKTPECTHENPLETKNIAFFSTTCLEGVATGIIINTGDRTIIGRIATLASGVGNEKTPIAIEIEHFVDIIAGLAIFFGFTFFVVAMFIGYRFLEAMIFFMAIVVAYVPEGLLATVTVCLSLTAKRLARKNCVVKNLEAVETLGSTSVICSDKTGTLTQNRMTVAHLWFDNTIHAADTTEDQSGQSFDQSSETWRALGRVAALCNRAIFKPNQENLPIPRRIVVGDASETALLKFTELTIGNIIEYRERFKKTVEIPFNSTNKFQLSVHELEDPLDLRYLLVMKGAPERILERCSTILIKGQELPLDEQWKEAFQTAYMDLGSLGERVLGFCHIYLNEKEFPRGFRFDSDEMNFTTSGLCFAGLISMIDPPRATVPDAVMRCRTAGIRVVMVTGDHPITAKAIAANVGIISEGSETVEDIAARKRIPVEQVNKRDARACVISGGQLKEMSSDDLDDTLRNHPEMVFARTSPQQKLIIVESCQRLGSIVAVTGDGVNDSPALKKADIGIAMGIAGSDAAKNAADMILLDDNFASIVTGVEQGRLIFDNLKKSIAYTLTKNIPELTPYLIYITVSVPLPLGCITILFIELATDIYPSVSLAYEKAESDIMNLKPRNPRRDRLVNEALAAYSYFQIGAIQSFAGFTDYFTAMAQEGWYPLLCVGLRSQWENTHLQDVQDSYGQEWTFSQRLYQQYTCYTVFFVSIEICQISDVLIRKTRRLSVFQQGLFRNKVLVSAIVFQLLLGNLLCYCPGMPNIFNFMPIRVQWWFVPVPYGILIFVYDEIRKLGVRRYPGSWWDQELYY; encoded by the exons ATGAGTAAAGgg aAAGACTATGATATGTTTGTGGAGATGGACAAGATGGGTGACAAGATGGACGTCCAaatcaagaaaaataaaaaaacgaagaagaaggagagactggagggCATGAAGAAAGAGATGGATACA GATGACCATCAGATACCTCTTGAAGAGTTGGAGATAAGGTACACCACAAGTATTACCAAG GGCCTGACCACCACCATTGTAACACAGGTCCAGGAGAGGGACGGCCCTAATGCATTGAAGCCCCCCAAAGGTACACCAGAGTATGTGAAATTTGCTCGACAGCTGGCCGGGGGGCTGCAGTGTCTGATGTGGGTGGCAGCGGCCATCTGCTTCATCGCTTTCGGCATTGAGCTCAGTCGAGGAAACCTCACCAGCTTTGACGAC CTGTACCTAGCTATTACTCTAATAGCTGTTGTGGTGGTGACAGGATGCTTTGGTTACTACCAGGAGTTCAAGAGTACTAACATTATTGCCAGCTTCAAGAACCTGGTGCCACAG CAAGCCCTAGTGATCCGTGATGGGCAAAAGAACGAGATCAATGCCGTTGATCTAGTGGTGGGAGACTTGGTGGAGATTAAGGGTGGTGACCGTGTGCCAGCTGACATACGCATTATCACCTCACATGGCTGTAAG GTGGACAACTCATCCCTGACAGGAGAGTCAGAGCCCCAGTCAAAAACACCAGAGTGTACCCACGAGAACCCCTTGGAGACCAAGAACATTGCATTCTTCTCCACCACCTGCCTGGAAG GCGTGGCCACTGGCATCATCATCAATACCGGAGACCGCACCATTATTGGGCGCATTGCCACCTTGGCATCAGGTGTCGGCAATGAGAAGACTCCCATTGCCATAGAGATTGAGCACTTTGTTGACATCATTGCTGGGCTGGCCATCTTCTTTGGTTTCACTTTCTTTGTGGTGGCCATGTTTATTGGCTACCGCTTCCTGGAAGCCATGATCTTCTTCATGGCAATTGTGGTGGCGTATGTCCCAGAGGGTCTGCTGGCTACTGTTACT gtctgtctgtctttgactGCCAAGCGTCTGGCCAGGAAAAATTGTGTTGTGAAAAACCTGGAAGCGGTGGAGACCCTGGGTTCTACCTCAGTCATCTGCTCAGACAAAACTGGAACCCTCACGCAGAACCGCATGACTGTAGCCCATCTGTGGTTCGACAACACGATACATGCTGCCGACACCACAGAAGACCAGTCAG GACAGAGTTTTGACCAATCGTCAGAGACCTGGCGTGCTTTGGGAAGGGTGGCAGCGTTGTGTAACAGAGCCATCTTCAAACCCAATCAAGAGAATCTGCCTATTCCAAGG AGAATAGTGGTGGGCGATGCATCTGAAACGGCCCTGTTGAAGTTTACTGAGCTGACCATAGGTAACATCATAGAATACAGAGAGCGCTTCAAGAAGACAGTGGAGATTCCTTTCAATTCCACAAACAAGTTCCAG CTGTCAGTGCATGAGCTGGAAGACCCCCTTGACTTGCGCTACCTGCTGGTGATGAAGGGAGCCCCAGAGAGGATCCTGGAGCGTTGCTCAACCATCCTAATCAAAGGCCAGGAGTTGCCTCTGGACGAGCAATGGAAAGAGGCCTTCCAAACTGCATACATGGACCTGGGGAGCCTAGGGGAGAGAGTGCTGG GTTTCTGTCATATCTACCTGAATGAGAAGGAGTTTCCCAGAGGTTTCCGCTTCGACTCAGATGAGATGAATTTCACCACCTCAGGCCTATGCTTTGCTGGTCTCATCTCCATGATCGACCCGCCCCGCGCCACAGTGCCAGATGCCGTCATGAGGTGTCGCACAGCAGGGATCCGG gttgtcatggtgactggAGACCACCCAATCACTGCGAAGGCCATAGCGGCAAACGTGGGGATCATCTCAGAGGGAAGTGAGACAGTGGAGGACATTGCTGCCAGGAAACGTATCCCTGTGGAGCAGGTCAACAAAAG GGATGCACGGGCATGTGTGATCAGTGGGGGCCAACTGAAAGAAATGAGCAGTGATGATCTGGATGACACTTTGAGGAATCATCCGGAGATGGTGTTTGCACGAACCTCCCCCCAGCAGAAACTCATTATTGTAGAAAGTTGCCAACGCCTG GGTTCCATTGTGGCAGTGACTGGGGACGGTGTCAATGACTCTCCAGCTTTAAAGAAGGCAGACATTGGCATCGCTATGGGAATAGCCGGCTCTGATGCTGCCAAGAATGCAGCAGACATGATCCTATTGGATGATAACTTTGCCTCCATTGTCACcggggtggagcagg GTCGTCTGATCTTTGATAACCTGAAGAAATCCATCGCCTACACCCTGACCAAGAACATCCCTGAGCTCACACCCTACCTCATCTACATCACCGTCAGTGTGCCTCTTCCTCTCGGCTGCATCACCATCCTTTTCATCGAACTGGCCACTGACATT TACCCCTCTGTCTCACTCGCTTATGAGAAGGCAGAGAGTGACATCATGAATCTGAAGCCCAGGAACCCACGCAGGGATAGGCTGGTCAACGAAGCGCTGGCTGCATATTCCTACTTCCAGATAG gaGCGATCCAGTCCTTTGCAGGCTTTACAGATTACTTTACTGCCATGGCGCAGGAAGGCTGGTACCCCTTGCTGTGCGTTGGCCTCCGGTCCCAgtgggagaacacacacctgcaggatgTGCAGGACAGCTATGGCCAGGAgtgg ACCTTTAGCCAGCGGCTCTACCAGCAGTACACATGTTACACGGTCTTTTTCGTCAGTATAGAGATCTGCCAGATCTCAGATGTCCTTATTAGGAAGACCCGTCGCCTGTCGGTCTTTCAGCAGGGCTTGTTCAG GAACAAGGTTCTAGTAAGTGCTATCGTATTCCAGCTGCTTTTGGGTAACCTGCTGTGTTACTGCCCGGGGATGCCAAACATTTTTAACTTCATGCCCATCAG GGTTCAGTGGTGGTTTGTTCCAGTGCCATATGGAATTCTAATTTTTGTTTATGACGAGATCAGAAAACTGGGAGTGAGACGATATCCAGGAA GTTGGTGGGACCAGGAGCTTTACTACTGA